One Chaetodon auriga isolate fChaAug3 chromosome 11, fChaAug3.hap1, whole genome shotgun sequence genomic window, TGCGAATCACACAAGCCAGCTCATAAATGGCCCATGTGGAGGACATTGTGTGCGAGCCAAACTGCTCGCGATCAATAGCAGGCAGGGCTCCCATTCACCGGGGAGACTCTTATCTGATAGAcacaagacagagaaagaagggaCTGAGGGGCTGAGGGGCTGAGGGGCTGAGGGGCTGAGGCCGAGGACATCCAGCTGACAATGAGACTGGCTGAGAGGTATGAGAAAAAAATTGGAGGGCAGGAGGGGATGGAGGTGTAGAGACTAAGAGAAAGGGTGACAGGGACTGAGgagaggacaaaaaagaaaaatgaacaacaaGACTGACTGATTATCAGACTTCAAAGGGCAAACAAGTGGAGGAGCAAAGCGAAACAGACGAGtatgagacagaggagagggccGGGATGGAAAGAACAGTGTCTGACCAAAACTTACTGCaaatggcaaaacaaaacaaaacagctgaatcaCTCCACCAAGAATCTCATTAACGGACCTCTTGCCTACCTTTAAGAAAGACTGTGCGGTTCCAGATAGCACACGCACATATGAGACATTGTACTAAAAGGGTACGAAAACATCAAActtgagagtgagatgagagaGACGATAAAGAGAAACCAAGAtggaaaagacaagaaagaaataTGAGAGCTCCTTTAGGTTTGAAGAGTAGGGAGACGGGTTCACTGTGACAACACACATTATTTGTGGACGTTTGCCTGGCAGCTCTCTACGAACACACAGCAGCCCGATGTCTCAAACccctccacagcacacacacacaggcttgttAGGCAGTTGGTGTAGACATGCAGCTGAAACCATTTGCTGGAAACAAGCACCTAAGGGTCGACCTTACGCTCCCttgaagcagctgctgtttcatcAGTGAGTCAGAACTAATGGATGTGCTGACAGATAACATATGGAGGCCTACTGAAGGGCTGAATCCCTGccataaataaagaaaacattgaCTCATCAAGCAATTGCATACTATAAAAGCTACAGGTCCTCActgcctgtgctgctctcacatTCAATTGACTTTCATTGTTAGGGTCAGACAGGCAGATGAAtccggtaaaaaaaaaaaaggggaatgttgacgaagataAATGACATCATACTAATTTAATGACTGATTGGACTCTCAGTAATTTGTCTTGTTGAATACCTGTTCTTCAGGGGTGAGAATGCAGGGTCAACCACACTCTCACTATCTGTCTGATATCATAATCCTTAACATTTCATGAACCCAATTTATGACACTCATTAtgagctgcatttttttccacagaggCCATTCACTGCATTTACATTCAGTTCAGCGTTCTCTCTCTGAACACGTTTTATTCAGTTACTGCTGAGGCAAACGGAGCGTCcaactgcagctgcttcacattaaagcCTTCAACTGGCTAAACAACAGGTGGCTTTTATTGTAAAGAAAATCTTTCAATTACAATTTTAACATCTTGAGTTCGGGTACTTTGCTTGTGTTGGTGAAACTCTACAGTCACTGAAATACATGTACAGATGTATGGCTGGTTCTTGGATTTTAAGCATGCAAGAAGAGACGGCAGATAAATGGACGGATGGACAAAGGGAGCAATGCCTGGCATTGCGGGAATGAGAAGGCTGGCTGAGTGTTCACAGCTCCGAGAGGACAAAAGTGTAAGAGTTAAGTCTTAAGGGGAGTAAttaggaggaaagagagaatgtGAGAAGAAAAGGGCAAATGTGGGTGTACCTTTGTCTATGGAGGCTCCAGCCATGTGGTAGAAGCTCAGGGCCGTGTCAACATCATTCACATTCTTCaggaaagtgaagaaattcTCCACCTCCTCAAATGTGATGCCCTGCACAACAcaggaaaatacacacacacacacacacacacacacacacacacaaggagtgGGTGAGAAAGCCAGTGACAAATCAGGAACAAATCATTCCTGTAGTTTCACCTGAGCCATTGGAGCGCCGCAATCCTGTGAAAAATCGACCACATATTGTCATGACAAGAGCTGCGACTACACAATGACACTTTGGGAGCAGCTCAGCAGTGTGACACAAAGTGGGCAGAAGCAGTCGACACACATGGGTGCACGGGAAGGAGAACAGACGGCCTAAgacgcacatgcacatgtacacatatcAACAaacgcagagacacacagctgcCTCCCTGCTGATGAGCTcatttgcaaagaaaagtgAGCAGCTGGTCTTAGGCTGTAAATAACACTTTTCGCATTTACATTACAGGTTATGCCAacgctgagagacagagagcgggaTGGGAAAGAGAGGGTAAACAgtaaaagagggaaagagaatgagagagagatgctTACTGCAGTTCAAttcctttaagaaaaaaaaaaacctctggcAGCACCCAGcctcatttctttttcctcGTGCCTGGGAGGAACAGCAGCGTCCTGctttcagcttcttttctctGATAGTCACTGCATTTAACCATCAAACTTGCCTGATCATAGTTCAGTTTGGCATCTGCTGTGCTTTAATGTACACCAACAAGCTATTATGTGACGcatacttaaaaaaaagaagaagaaaaaaaaggaaatggaggCATTTTGCTGCAACACCTCTGGGGACAGAATATGTATGGGTGTAACTTCAATCAGTTGACTGATGGGGCTCATTACAGTGAGACAGAACCAGCACGGAAGCAAGGTTCACTGGAAATAGGAAAGGAATAGGTATATACTGAAGTTGGCTTCAAGCCCTCTGCATCATGAATATTTTTCCATTCTTCCTCTGTTTGGTCTGTCCCAGTGGAGAAATTTGACTTGCGTATAGTCATGTGGTGGTTGGTGAAAGACTAACAAGGCGAAGGAGAGTCAgaactcttcttttttttgtaggAAATCTTGCAATGGAGTTGTACAAACTGAGATAAACTAAACTGATGAAGTTGTTGATTGATTCGAGAGCCAACGAGAAGGACAAAACCTGAAACAATCAGAGACAATGAAGCCGTTTATTAAAAGGATCAAAGAGAGAGGACTAATTACGGCCTGCAGCTGAGCACTGGCTGCTCTGTATTTGATCACTTCAAACAGAGATAGTGGATGGTAGAGAGAGGGGGAGTGTTGGTCAGCCTCTGAATGCGCTATCTCCTCCCGGTGATGTATTATCTCTCATCccgtctctcacacactcaaTGTCCCGGCACACGCCGTCAGCACTTTTCCCTCAGGCACACGCCGTCTGTCATGCGTCCTTACATGTAGGCCAATTAGTTAAAACACTCACATCACCATATCAAGCATCACACATGACCACAGAGCACCAATCACTTATCTCAGAGCTGTAGGAAAGCGGGGAtgagaacacagacagagagagatctACCTGTGCATCCTTAAACATCTTCTTCAGGCCCTTCTGCATCTGCTTGAGTTTACGAGACTGGACGCCACTGTAGGCCAGCAGCATGCCCCCAAACTGTCTCTCACTGATTCTGCCGTTCACGGGATCATTCCTCTCGAACTGGAGGGGGGAAGGGGGAGAGAAACATGATGAAGATTGAGTGCTATACAGAGggacaaaaaaatgaatagGAGGAGGGGGGCATGGTGAGATGGGAAACAGTAAATACTCGCGTCAGGCTCCAAGTTGAATCATGCTTGGAGCTGGCATTGGTGACATtaaatctgcatgttttttttttactacaatGTCCCACTGGAGCATGGCTTAACAGCAGTGGGCCTTGGCTGTGTCAGGTCAATCCAGTCGATTTATGTCTGAGACTGTCCCGACAGCCACACGGCtcccctcccttcttcctctctgaacATACCGACCTCTCAAAATGTTAATTTGTTCCACCTGTGAGAGGCAGCTCATGACTAGGCCAAAATACGCCTGGAGTGAATATTTCAGGGGTGACCTTACCACTCAACGCACCCACAGAGGATCTTCCTTTTGTGAGGTGAAGTCacattaaacctgcaataactgatttttttggctATTGTAGGCAGGGGAAACAAGCTGCGAACACAAAACTGACATTATTCCATCTCTTCACTTGATATGGCGAACTGGTGTTTCTGGACACCTGACGAGTGTAAATCCAATATTtgctctcttttagctctattttaggtctccaccaactcctgagggaaatatcggGCTCTTTagtgctccactgtgttcaccagtgAGTTGgtaactgtgtttgtctgctatCTGGTGCTGAGCAGCGAGGTCACAGTGggttttttgctgaaaacatctgtctgtAGCTACTAAAAACAGCACTAAGAGACGGTGAGAGCgaaccaaaacaataaatttGTGGGCTGGGCAGCTACACTATAAAGCTCAGTTAAGCTgtgacatcatctttttttacattggtctaaaaatattgattatttgGTTATTCTGACGTTTCTGTTATTATACTTGGATATACAGGCTCGGTAAAGACAGCCAATTGGTTTTCTTACAAAATGTGCATCCCTGTGTTTTGAAAATGGTATAGCCTGTATATTATGCTCTGAACCCAGACTGTAATTCCACCTTTTCTGGGGGAATTCATTGACAAGTGGTACAATAAGAGTTCAAAAAACAAGAATAAGAGAAGTAAGTGAGAAAAGGAGTTAGGCACTGCTAATAAAACAGCTCCAGTTAGTGACATATAGCCCAGGGTGAGCTGCAACCTCAGCAGATAAAGAGAGGAGTGAGGGCCAgcatgtgacagtgacagtgacacttTGGGAACTGGATTACCAATGTTAGTGTCAGCCGTGTCTGTGCGGCTATGATTTCCCTCTCTTCATTGCGGTATCATTAAGACCTGACAGACAGCGCTTTCTTTCTGGCAAATGCTCCAATTCTTGGAGCTTCAGATGACGGCACTTCATTAGGCTTCAGTGTATCAGTTTGGCACTACCCACGCTGATTAAATAGATTAGAATAACCATATGCTCAACTACACTGATGAGTTGCTGTTCCTGTGAAGGTAGGGGAGGGGCTCTGGTGGCACTctgaagagacagaggatggCTTTTATACTTCACTGTCACAGTTTGGAGAGAGTGACACTGACCGGTGCTGACAGACAATCAACGCAGCGCATTTGTCATCCCCTGCCCGTGTTTTCCGTTGTATTGTGAATAAAGCTCACCTGTCACTGTCTCCTTGCATTTCCCCTGGCTCTTGaacatttttttggtttatttgtttgtttacaggggGACTAATTTACCTCCTCTGAGTTGAGAAGCTGTCAATTTGCCTGTGTAGTCCCTGAATGGGTGCAGAGGAGACTaatatttcagatttcagcAAAGCTGTAACATTCAAAAGAATTCATGGTGATTGTACACAGTAGTGCAGTAAACCAGTAGATGAATAACGCTCTCTTCGTCCACTCATTCCCTTTCCTCTTCCATTACCTCTAGTTTGAGCACATCatgctgcagcttcctctgaaACTCAAGAAAGCTGCCGATGGTGAGTTTTCCCTTCAGGTCTTCTCCAAAGAAGTAGGTggtgagagcagagctgcagccggCTGTCTTCAGGGTGTTTCCTGTGGTGGAGCGGTCGCGGTGTCGCATGCCCATACTGGTCTGGGAACGAATGATGCTCTGGACCTAAAGATGAAGACGGTCACCCAGGATGAGGGTGTAGAGGCCATTAAAAGTCTGAGAGAAACCGttttaaaacagtttaaaacTACTCACAATAAAAAAATTATGAGGTTTGTGGAAGATAAACTTAactaaaatacaaacaaatttacTTGGTTGCTTCATTTCAATCTAAATAATACTAAACATGTAATAAACCCTATCAGGTGGCGTGCAGAGCACTTTAGATAATTAAGTATAAACACAGTATAAAAAAAGTGTGGGCTAACTCTTTTGACCTTGTGTCTCCTCTAATATGTTGATttagtgtctgtttgtgtgtgactgctgatCACAGCCTCACCTGGTCAAACTCCTCCAGATCCACCTCTCCATCACCATTCAGGTCAAACATCTTGAAGGCGATCTCAAAGTTCCTCTGGGGAGCTGGACacaaaaagtcaaattcagAAATCAATACAAGACGATATTAAAACAACGCCAACGGCACACTGGATTGACCCAAACAACAGTTTAAGAGTTCAACACTGACTAAGACATTACACATAAACTGCAGCAGCCTTCATTTTACCCCAAGTGATGTAGCTTAGGGTGATTGAGAAGCTCTTTCTGGAGTCAACTGCCATAACACTGTGCAATGATTGCTACATGACTGCTGGAACTGCTGACAGaacttttttaaacaatgtCATTTGTCAAAAAATATAACCTGTCAAAAAAGATTTAACTAGTTAGAACCAATCATAATTGTGCATCATGTAACAGCTTTTCCTCAAAAGGGAGAATTAGAAACAACAGATGGCGAACGCAAGCGAACTGGTCCCCAAAAAAACCCAACTGCTGCAGTCTGGCAGCATGTCAGACAGAGACGAAGATCCCCGTCTCTGGTGGGAATCAAACGCCAGCCGCGTAGCACTCGTGTGAAGGATGGCCCTTAAGTACTTCCATATATTTCATGTTGCTACTATATTTAAACCTTAGATAGCACTTTTAAATTGATGTAACTGTTTATGCCATAATATTCAAGGTTTCTGGTACGTTTCGCATCGCATATTTCTattctttgtggttttgtgggACTGTGTGTACAGCCGTATAATTTACAGAGCCAAAAAAAATTGAGACACAACATTATATAATCTCTTTGTtaaattcttttcatttttcacaacaGTGCAACATCATAACCATTTGCTGCTTTAACAGTCCAACTCCTTCAAGGGAAATATTAAAGATTAATCTTGTCTTCTCTTAAGTCTGAGGATTCAGACTGTACAAAAGCAGTATGTATCA contains:
- the micu1 gene encoding calcium uptake protein 1, mitochondrial isoform X4 — protein: MFDLNGDGEVDLEEFDQVQSIIRSQTSMGMRHRDRSTTGNTLKTAGCSSALTTYFFGEDLKGKLTIGSFLEFQRKLQHDVLKLEFERNDPVNGRISERQFGGMLLAYSGVQSRKLKQMQKGLKKMFKDAQGITFEEVENFFTFLKNVNDVDTALSFYHMAGASIDKATMKQVARTVAKVELSDHVCDVVFALFDCDGNGELSNKEFIAIMKQRLMRGLEKPKDMGFTRLVRAMWKCAQDTAWDFATPKTQ